Sequence from the Rutidosis leptorrhynchoides isolate AG116_Rl617_1_P2 chromosome 3, CSIRO_AGI_Rlap_v1, whole genome shotgun sequence genome:
CAGGGCATAGCTGAAATTTCCCTCGCTAAGATAACCGCAATAAGCGAGCGAGAAGATGTCACTGCAGATGACATTATCAAGCTTGACTTAACCAAAGAGTAGAATTTTGCTTTGTATAACAGCACGCAGCTGCCTCTgcgttattaataataaaatttcatGTTTTCTTATATCTGcaagtacttttatttatatagcgctttcattatcagatattcataacacggacttgtcctttgcaatttccaactttcattattgtgcacataataaatgcgtacttttgcgaaacaatctgtatgcgtataaatttatacgttatgaatcttctaagtccaccgtaacgatccttaggcaatcaattagcattgcgaagcatctaagcattggcgaaatcaaacacttaggatataaattcctttcgcaataatttcTCCTGCCAAAGTGGGCTTTTTCCACCACTTGGCTATCTAAACTTTGCGAAGTATCACAACATTATGAAACAAAGTATAAAACACTTCATAATTAGTTGCATTTCACAAGAAAATATTTCACATATTCTTTCTAATGTCAATTCTGAAATTcttacaagcgtgatcaagacttgcaaaaattaAAAATAAGAACATATAAAAAGAATTATCAGCCATAAGCCGTGAAGCCACTTCGCACTTTACACATATGCACTTTATAATTTTACAATGTTATGCATAATATCGTTTTAATAAAAcggcatgccacgcattaggtaaagttcgcccttctatatccgcgagcttatatgaacctgctgcattaattgatacaatttgataagggccttcccaattaggacccaatttaCCAAGCTTTTCTGCTGTGCTTGCTTCATTATTGCACAATACCCATTCGCCTATATCAAAAGACAAAGCACGTactcttttattataatacttagcaatttgcttTTTATTATTTGCTTCTCTGATAGCCGCCATTAGCCTCCGCTCTTCAATGAAGTTCAGATTTTTgctcaacgcagcatcatttgcttcttcCTCAAAGTTAGCAATTCTATAcgttggtaccagaatttctgcggggattactgcctcagagccatataccaaactaaaaggtgtcTCTCCTGTGCTCTTCTTAAAAGTTGTGTGGTGTGCCCACAGCACATTGGGTagttcatctacccaaccagttcgcttCTCGCATAACCGCTTTTTAATACCGCTTACTATGTCGCGGTTGGTTACTTCACATAAACCATTAGCCTATGGGTGAGCGCCTGATGTAAACTTTTGTATTATAATTAAATCAGCgcaccatgtcttaaaaggatctttcgctatttgtgctCCATTATCGCTGACCAACTCTCGCGGAATGCCAAATCTGCAGACAATGCACTCCACACAAAGTTTCGTACCTGCACCCCAGtgatagtgcgaaccgccttagcttcaacccatttagtaaaataatcaaCTGCGACAATCAAGAAATTAACATTGCCAGGCcctgcaggaaatggccccacaatatcaatagcacatttgtgaaatggccatggcgaattaacaggaatcatatcatgccttGGCGTTCGATTCTGTAGAGCATGCCTTTTGGCAACTTTTACAACGTTTAACAATTTTCgccacatcgcggtatagggatggccaaaagtaacccatccgCATGATTTTCGCTGCAatagttttgtagcctgaatgcagTGAACAAGTGCCGTTATGCACTTCTTTCACTATCATTTCTGCCTCAATTGGTCCAACGCATCGCATCATTGGCCCGCAGTACGATTTGCGGTATAGAATATCATTTTGAATGACATACATTGGTGCCCGCTCTCTTACTAAACGAGCCTCGCGGCTATCACTTGGCAAAGTATCATTGCGGATATACTGCAGGATTGGCTCCATCCAATTTGGCTGTTTCTCTTCAATAGATGCAACCATTAAGTCATTATCTATTGACTTGCTTGGCAATTCCTCAACCCAcacttgtttttgaaaatgcgaaAACGTCAGAGCGGTCAACTTACTCAGAgcgtccgccttcttattttgacttCTTGGCACTTGGGAAAGTTCAAAATGTTCAAACCGCTCTGTCGATTCTCGTAACAATTGCAAGTATTTCTGCATAGAAGAATCATGTGCATCAAAAGAACCATTAAACTGATTTGCTACTAACTGCGAATCTATAAATGCTAGCAACTTAGTGATATCCATTTTTTCGCGCAATATTTAATCCAGCAAGTATTgcttcatactctgcttcattattTGTTACATCAAAATTAAAATGCAACGCATATGTATGTTCTTCACCACTTGGGCTTGCCAAAACTAAACCCGCATCTGCACCTTCTGCACATGAGGCACCGTCAGTAAACAAATCTCAAGTTTTACCAATTACTGGTTTTAACGCGGTTCGCTCATTGATCACCTCTAACTCTCCAGACATTTCAGCGAGGTAATCCGCCATAACCTGACCTTTAACAGCACTACAtggaaggtaagatatttgataagcacctaactcaactgcccacaatgcgagtctaccatatatctctggttttgttaagacttgcttGATCGGCAAATTAGTTAACACATGCactggatgcccttgaaaatatcttcttaaCCTTCGCGATGTTAAAATAAGCGCGTACACAAACTTTTCAATtagcgcatagtttatttcacttcctgcaagagctttgctaacaaaatataccGGCTTTTGTATTTTATGCCTTTCCGCGATCAAAACTAAACCAAAAGCTTCATTTTCCACTgatatataaagataaagaattttgccatcaactgtagtgacccggaaaatttcgactaattttaaatcaaactctcgatacgatttaatatctttgacacgataagcaaagtctgttaggttgagtttcaaagattttgaactatttttatgaatgcaattacccttcgactgttctcgacgattcacgaacaactaaatgtaattagatatatatatgtatatataaatatgtatataaatactacttgtaaatatataaaataatattaaatctaattgcttaaaaatatataatatatatttatgtgataaaacttgttatttaaaactgattatatttagagagagagtaattGGAAAATGAATgagttcgagcttaattagtaaacgtcagtaacacccgGTTGATATTTcgatagttttaatatagatatattacatgttcatgaaagactaaaataaaagttgaactgtaaatcgattacgaagatgttagatttgttaaaaatatttttacctttttaagtttaaatattagtactccgtacatataaattagaacagaaaataaataattattgaaccttttttatcaggtttcaaacagttaatgagtgaaataattaaatatatttaatctaaaaatttggatttttttaggaacacttttatacgttaactgtttagcaatggacacgatatagccatcagtgataaactgtcggtaggaagAAACCAAAAAAAACTCAGATGCTTTACTGTATCAAATTGAAACATATAGATTACTTTGTTAtgattgattattattaattattattatattatttatattattgttttcATTCTCCACTACCTATTATGTGCCAATTTATTAAGGAGTGCGTACAGGGGAGATAGATGGACACAACCATCACCAACTTATTTCTTTGTTTCTTGTTTTAACCAACCAAAACCCATTTGTTTCCTAACCAAAACAACTAACAAAATTATCATGAACTTCATCTACCACCGGtatccgtatccgttcaccgcagaataaccattttcattcaattttaaatttagattttgacctatcagaatccaataagtggcataatgaagaaaacatttgataaaataaaaatttttagaaacagactaattaactatgagaaattttgttaagaattcacgctaacaaaatcctagctaactgttcctagctaactgttaattctgtattacattttattttatcgtaatttatttatcgtaatttaaatatcacaatttatttatcgcagtttaattatcgcaatttacattctcgcaattttatttatcgtcatttaatttctgttatttactttacgcactttatttatcgtcatttaatttctgttatttatttttacacactttaaatatcgggacacgtatacaaggttttgacatatcatatcgacccatctatatatattatttggaataaccatagacactctatatgcagtaatgcgggagttagctatacagggttgaggttgattctataataatatatatactttgagttgtgatcgagtctgagacgtatacgggttacgacacgtattaattaattcgaatattatatattaaactgtatatgaattattggactgtcaatgtggactatcaactgtggactacca
This genomic interval carries:
- the LOC139901031 gene encoding uncharacterized protein encodes the protein MDITKLLAFIDSQLVANQFNGSFDAHDSSMQKYLQLLRESTERFEHFELSQVPRSQNKKADALSKLTALTFSHFQKQVWVEELPSKSIDNDLMVASIEEKQPNWMEPILQYIRNDTLPSDSREARLVRERAPMYVIQNDILYRKSYCGPMMRCVGPIEAEMIVKEVHNGTCSLHSGYKTIAAKIMRMGPGNVNFLIVAVDYFTKWVEAKAVRTITGVQVRNFVWSALSADLAFRESWSAIMEHK